A window from Athalia rosae chromosome 5, iyAthRosa1.1, whole genome shotgun sequence encodes these proteins:
- the LOC105684152 gene encoding teneurin-m isoform X5 — translation MCDPTALLDLVPRKGLLGRPGMDYNEYAYCYGPGGVPSGRGCLLDNVAPRGPPDVPPRNPTMSRLNGRLPGSHATSDHERDPDLEPSCLVRTPSGNFYNIPKIPKNEYNNKNQSTGNSPIKVELQNNMDRVTLPYGHGPSMIPMRRQSIRCQLRKGIDWCSWKLIAIVVIMLSLCLTAALTYVAASNMVHWSYQGTKGTVLVGETTESKPATAEANKTSSSRPRQQSSSGGNYRKYILDRVYLRKRRDTLNQHAPVSHKTFLQTSEAPLETQSIGEIYSSTPNDRAEQTDKAGTTTANYLHEDMSKSVHAELNGRKNDQVSGETSTLAPIVETRQSVGSSTPESVLSVNVSSSTNYSLDREKLTTSVSHSFQTASDLHDSSDNVPPKNSSKANKSSTEIDAPPMLRPNSDEDKITETSDTTDKNKSDVKVPSITEVVPEYMDMIVTKIGSSGTTFNNVYTSSSTSTNLDAQDKSTTDYPISINIDEKSNSGSFGMIVNDPSEKNKSENADLVLDNSRSVSKHIDPGDVSLSFGQDNIESVNTSAIHADTAKGTVEVLPVALPLVVSRVDSETGMNSSKTLEKLELQSKSAASVKESEISDKEKTRQEEKQIRTTVSNQDEKILSDSREKLNESEVLETPGVIKETRELSSEDSSSEFINGEGSSGDTPAEAEKSEELQRDYPVFSYGQDEIEIVKLRTDPIDAPMESKIVPNLATNEVKIEEAKNVPPTLTTKRKENLMIVNAGEEEFTEKIGDKIGQRGTDRSNNDDDDNNSVQHEDKSNQGSKSSNNPRNGPTLHETHETSQSINANSITSNTNIISEHPLSEQVHIVEVPRATEFQQQSRRVVVNVTIGTEEFAGPSEFKKASRPLYMLSVSVPTNGEINSFPGINISPIQLPAQPAMSSMMSNPSVVLEQTTTTRIPPPPQPPTTPPPSWGGECECSCPCMDSYEKDNFSEGLTASEEALLRDFENESFNSSYEETDLFNSSEDYSETNNNFTEIHNLEDLLEIEESTTESWLNSTDFTDTESTTDFSETTTEGYWCSGTTPLPPEPTILILEGARTFPARSFPPDGTTFAQVALGQRLSKEIPPYSYWNMQFYQSEAAYVRFDYNIPRGASIGVYARRNALPTHTQYDLLEVLSGFKARTSRASHVSVIQPSIKKEVTHYMEPGHWFLSLYNDDGDPQEVAFIAVVAEDMTHNCPNGCSGKGECLLGHCQCNPGFGGEDCSDSVCPVLCSQRGEYINGECQCNPGWKGKECSLRHDECEVPDCNGHGHCTNGKCNCVRGYKGKFCEEIDCPHPTCSGHGFCAEGTCICKKGWKGADCSQMDKEALQCLPDCSGHGNFDLETQTCLCEPMWSGDDCSKELCDLDCGPHGHCVDNACDCVPGWSGELCNMKQCDPRCNEHGQCKNGTCLCVTGWNGKHCTMEGCPNSCSGHGQCRVNGDAQWECRCYDGWDGTDCSVLLEQNCSDSRDNDKDGLVDCEDPECCANHHCRDSQLCVSAPKPIDILLRKQPPAITASFFERMKFLIDEGSLQNYARQETFNESVFWNHFNTSRSAVVRGRVVTALGTGLMGVRVSTSTPLEGFTLTRDDGWFDLLVNGGGAVTLQFGRSPFKPQSHIVFVPWNEVIIIDKIVMSTTDEKQISHIPHACAAHDYDLMKPVVLATWKHGFQGACPDKSAILAESQVIQESLQIPGTGLNLVYHSSRAAGYLSTIQLQLTPETIPPSLNLIHLRITIEGILFEKTFEADPIIKFTYAWNRLNVYRQRVYGVTTAMVKVGYEYIDCKDIIWDVQTTKLSGHDMSISEVGGWNLDIHHRYNFHEGILQKGDGSNIYLKHKPRVILTSMGDGHQRPLDCFDCDGQASKQRLLAPVALAAAPDGSIFVGDFNLVRKILVDGTVKTVVRLNATRVSYRYHIALSPLDGVLYISDPESHQIIRVRDTNDYSDPEHNWETVVGSGERCLPGDEAHCGDGALARDAKLAYPKGVAVSADNVLYFADGTNIRMVDRDGIITTVIGNHMHKSHWKPIPCEGTLNVEEVHLRWPTELAINPLDNSLHMIDDHMVLQLAPDGRVKVVAGRPLHCASPSTTFDTELATHATLVMPQSIGFGPAGDLYIAESDSQRINRVRVIGTDGKISPYAGAESKCNCLERGCDCFEADHYLASSSKFNTISAVAVSPDGIVHIGDQANYRIRSVMASIPDASGAREYEIYSPDTQEIYVFNRFGQHIATKNILTGETNYLFAYNVNTSNGKLSTVTDAAGNKVFLLRDYSSQVNSIENTKGQKCRLRMSRMKMLHELSTPDNYNVTFDYHGPTGLLKTKLDSTGRSYVYNYDEFGRLTSAVTPTGKVISLTFDLSVKGATVKIGQNNRKPVSMLIKGSSVVTKVGEAEQRTIVLGDGSVGRVTPWLHTVSTDTVPYSILAEIEPLLGESYPVPAKQRTEIAGDLANRFEWRYFLRRVQGNKNRGNAKAVAQVGRKLRINGENLLSLEYDRESNTVAVFMDDRVELLNVTYDRTARPVKWGPRNGIFAGVDLEYDRFSRLTSWTWGDISETYGFDRAGRLYEIKYSDGTAMIYAFKDMFSSLPLKVTTPRGSDYLLQYDEAGALQSLTTPRGHIHAFSLQTSLGFYKYQYYSPMNRHPYEILYNDDGQILAKVYPHQSGKVAYVYDHTGKLETTLAGLSSIHYTYQEATSLVRSIDVNEPNFEMRLEYKYHAGIVKDEKIKFGSKSGMDNAHYRYQYDGNARISGLEVDINGKELPQLRIKYNQNLGLLEGVSDLRIYRNTFNRSVMQDTSKQFFTITDYDDHGRIKTVLMNIRSLDVFRMELEYDNRNRIKMRKFNIGRESMMDKITYNADGHVLEVADTDNNWQYSYDENGNIIGVTEQNEKITLGYDSGDRVVQYGDVEFNSYDGRGFVVRRGEHKYRYNSRGQLIHAFEHDKFQIWYFYDDRGRLVAWNDDRGNITQYFYANPRTPDLITHVHFPKSSKTFRFLYDARDFLITVETSEQRFYVASDQNGSPLALFDTNGNLIKEMGRTPFGKIIKDTNPDFYLPIDFHGGLLDPNTRLVYLKKRLYDPAVGQWMTPAWEQMANKLTTPTDIFIYRFRNNDPINNKQNVEYMTDLPSWLMLYGYDVSAMLGSEYTKEMVYQPSATITSPQLTPEFGVMSGLQCIVNRVHEKFSDLGFVPKPLLKLEPKTRNLLPRVAHRRAVFGEGVLVSRVGGRALVSVVDGVNSVVQDVVTSVFNSSFFLPLHFSVHDQDVFYFVKDNALKIRDDMEELRRLGGMFNVSTHETTEHGAGTWKELRLHNPDAAVVIKYGADPEQERHRILKHAHKRAVERAWEIEKQLVAAGFQGRGDWTEEEKEELINHGDVDGYEGVDIHSVHRYPQLADDPGNVAFTRDTKRKRRKSGNRRNRIHRHDS, via the exons AGTTACGCTACCTTACGGCCACGGGCCATCGATGATTCCCATGAGGAGACAGAGCATCAGATGTCAGCTACGCAAAGGCATTGATTGGTGCAGTTGGAAACTGATTGCCATCGTCGTGATCATGCTATCACTTTGTCTGACCGCGGCACTCACCTACGTTGCAG CCTCGAACATGGTGCACTGGTCTTACCAAGGCACGAAAGGCACGGTTCTCGTCGGTGAGACAACAGAATCAAAGCCGGCAACTGCGGAGGCAAATAAAACCTCGTCAAGCAGACCCCGACAGCAATCGTCATCGGGAGGTAATTACCGGAAATATATTTTAGATCGTGTGTATTTGCGCAAACGTAGAGATACTCTTAACCAGCATGCCCCGGTGTCGCACAAAACTTTCCTGCAAACCTCTGAAGCACCTTTGGAAACGCAAAGTATTGGCGAAATTTATAGTTCCACACCCAATGATCGAGCTGAGCAGACCGACAAAGCCGGGACAACAACGGCGAACTATTTGCATGAAGATATGAGTAAAAGTGTGCATGCTGAACTAAATGGGCGTAAAAATGACCAGGTTAGTGGCGAGACTTCGACTTTGGCTCCCATAGTCGAAACTAGACAATCAGTTGGATCGTCTACTCCAGAATCAGTGCTTTCTGTGAATGTCTCTAGCTCTACTAACTATTCTCTTGACCGTGAAAAACTCACTACTTCTGTCAGTCATTCTTTTCAAACTGCTTCGGACTTACACGATTCGAGTGATAACGTTCCTCCGAAAAACTCATCAAAAGCGAATAAGTCTTCGACTGAAATTGATGCTCCGCCGATGCTACGTCCGAATTCGGACGAAGATAAAATTACCGAGACTTCCGATACcacagataaaaataaatccgaTGTAAAAGTGCCTTCGATAACCGAAGTAGTACCTGAGTACATGGACATGATTGTAACGAAAATTGGTTCTTCGGGAACAACGTTCAATAATGTCTATACCAGTAGTAGCACCAGTACCAATTTAGACGCGCAAGATAAGTCCACTACAGATTATCCAATATCCATTAAcatagatgaaaaaagtaatagCGGGAGTTTCGGGATGATAGTTAATGAtccttcagaaaaaaataaaagtgaaaacgcAGATCTTGTTTTAGATAACTCTCGTTCGGTTAGTAAACATATAGATCCCGGTGACGTTAGTTTATCGTTTGGTCAAGATAACATCGAATCTGTAAATACATCCGCGATCCATGCAGACACTGCGAAAGGAACCGTCGAAGTTTTGCCTGTCGCTTTACCGTTGGTTGTAAGTCGCGTGGACAGCGAAACTGGTATGAATTCGAGTaaaactttggaaaaattagaactGCAATCGAAATCTGCGGCCAGTGTGAAAGAATCGGAAATATccgacaaagaaaaaactcgACAGGAAGAAAAGCAGATTAGAACAACCGTAAGCAAccaagatgaaaaaatcttgAGCGATTCCAGGGAGAAGTTGAATGAATCGGAAGTACTCGAGACTCCTGGAGTTATCAAGGAGACTCGAGAATTGTCCAGCGAAGATTCTTCTTCGGAATTTATTAACGGCGAAGGTTCAAGTGGCGATACACCTGCAGAAGCTGAAAAGTCAGAGGAATTACAAAGGGATTATCCAGTGTTCAGTTATGGCCAAGACGAGattgaaattgtaaaactgaGAACCGATCCTATTGACGCACCTATGGAATCAAAAATTGTCCCGAACTTGGCGACTAATGAAGTGAAAATCGAGGAGGCGAAGAACGTTCCCCCGACACTGACGACAaagcgaaaggaaaatttgATGATTGTGAATGCCGGAGAGGAGGAATTTACCGAGAAAATCGGTGATAAGATTGGACAAAGAGGAACAGACCGTTCAaacaatgacgatgatgacaaTAACAGCGTTCAACACGAAGATAAATCAAACCAAGGGTCAAAGTCATCTAACAACCCCCGCAATGGTCCCACGTTGCATGAAACGCATGAAACTTCGCAATCGATTAACGCAAACTCTATCACGTCTAACACAAACATAATTTCCGAACATCCGCTATCTGAGCAAGTGCACATCGTAGAAGTGCCTAGGGCTACGGAATTTCAACAGCAATCACGACGGGTAGTCGTCAATGTGACGATTGGTACGGAGGAATTCGCGGGCCCCTCAGAGTTTAAGAAAGCTTCTCGCCCACTGTACATGTTGTCTGTGTCCGTGCCAACCAATGGTGAAATTAACAGTTTTCCTGGAATTAACATCAGCCCCATACAATTACCCGCACAACCCGCAATGTCGAGCATGATGAGCAATCCAAGTGTCGTACTTGAACAAACAACAACCACACGAATACCACCCCCGCCGCAACCCCCGACAACACCTCCTCCGAGTTGGGGTGGTGAATGCGAATGCTCATGTCCCTGCATGGATTCTTATGAAAAGGATAACTTTTCAGAGGGATTGACTGCTTCGGAAGAGGCTTTGCTTCGTGACTTTGAGAATGAGAGCTTCAATTCTTCGTACGAAGAGACAGACTTGTTTAACAGTTCTGAAGATTATTCagaaacgaataataatttcactgAAATACATAATTTAGAAGATTTGTTAGAGATCGAAGAGTCGACGACAGAATCTTGGTTAAATAGTACGGATTTTACTGACACGGAGTCGACCACCGACTTCTCAGAGACGACAACCGAAGGTTATTGGTGTTCTGGGACAACGCCACTTCCCCCAGAGCCCACTATCCTGATTCTTGAAG GTGCCCGAACATTCCCCGCTCGATCATTCCCACCAGACGGCACAACGTTTGCTCAAGTGGCGCTCGGCCAGCGATTGAGCAAAGAAATTCCTCCATACAGTTACTGGAACATGCAATTTTATCAGTCGGAAGCAGCCTACGTCCGTTTCGATTACAACATCCCCAGAGGAGCGAGTATCGGAGTTTACGCAAGGCGAAATGCTCTGCCAACCCACACACAATACGATCTATTGGAAGTCCTCAGCGGCTTCAAGGCTCGAACTTCTCGGGCATCCCATGTTAGTGTCATT CAACCGTCAATAAAGAAGGAAGTAACGCACTACATGGAACCTGGCCACTGGTTCTTGTCTCTTTacaacgacgacggcgacCCACAAGAAGTTGCTTTCATAGCTGTGGTTGCGGAAGACATGACGCACAATTGTCCGAACGGATGCAGTGGCAAGGGAGAATGTCTGCTGGGTCATTGCCAATGTAACCCTGGTTTCGGGGGTGAAGATTGCAGCGACAGTGTATGCCCGGTGCTTTGCAGTCAGCGTGGAGAATACATAAACGGAGAGTGTCAATGCAATCCTGGTTGGAAAGGGAAAGAGTGTTCTCTTCGTCATGACGAGTGCGAAGTTCCAGACTGCAATGGTCACGGTCACTGTACCAACGGGAAATGTAACTGCGTTCGTGGTTACAAGGGAAAGTTTTGTGAGGAAATCGACTGTCCGCATCCAACTTGTTCGGGTCATGGCTTCTGTGCCGAAGGTACATGCATCTGCAAGAAGGGATGGAAAGGCGCGGATTGCAGCCAGATGGATAAAGAAGCATTGCAGTGTCTCCCAGATTGCAGTGGACACGGAAACTTTGATCTGGAAACGCAGACTTGCTTGTGTGAACCCATGTGGTCCGGTGACGACTGTTCAAAAG aactGTGTGATCTCGACTGCGGACCCCACGGACATTGCGTGGACAACGCGTGCGATTGCGTGCCCGGATGGTCCGGCGAACTGTGCAACATGAAGCAATGTGATCCACGGTGCAACGAACATGGGCAATGCAAAAATGGAACCTGCCTCTGCGTAACCGGATGGAATGGAAAGCACTGCACTATGGAAGGATGTCCAAACTCCTGCTCGGGACATGGACAGTGCAGGGTGAACGGGGACGCGCAATGGGAATGCCGATGCTACGATGGATGGGATGGAACTGATTGCAGCGTCCTTTTGGAGCAAAATTGCAGCGACAGCCGAGATAATGACAAGG ATGGTCTCGTCGATTGCGAGGATCCTGAGTGCTGCGCGAATCATCACTGTCGAGATAGTCAACTCTGCGTTTCAGCCCCGAAACCAATCGACATTCTACTTCGGAAACAGCCGCCAGCAATCACTGCGTCATTCTTCGAAAGAATGAAGTTCTTGATCGATGAAGGCAGTTTACAAAACTACGCTCGCCAGGAGACATTCAACGAAAG TGTGTTCTGGAATCACTTCAACACAAG CCGATCTGCTGTGGTACGTGGCCGAGTCGTTACCGCCCTTGGTACCGGACTCATGGGCGTCAGAGTGAGCACCAGCACTCCGCTCGAGGGTTTCACCCTAACGCGAGACGATGGATGGTTCGATTTACTCGTTAACGGAGGAGGTGCCGTCACCCTTCAGTTTGGAAGATCTCCTTTCAAACCGCAAAGCCATATCGTGTTCGTTCCGTGGAATGAG GTGATCATAATCGATAAAATCGTTATGAGTACGACAGATGAAAAACAGATTTCTCACATCCCCCACGCTTGTGCGGCACACGATTACGATCTTATGAAACCAGTCGTTCTCGCTACCTGGAAACACGGATTCCAAGGAGCCTGCCCGGATAAGAGCGCCATTCTCGCTGAGTCCCAAGTCATACAAGAGAGTCTTCAAATACCCGGTACCGGTCTGAATCTCGTGTATCACAGCTCACGAGCTGCCGGCTACTTGTCAACCATCCAACTGCAATTGACCCCCGAAACAATTCCACCGTCCCTCAATTTGATTCACTTGCGAATCACTATTGAAGGTATTTTGTTCGAGAAGACATTCGAAGCCGACCCAATTATAAAATTCACTTACGCTTGGAATCGACTGAACGTTTATCGGCAACGCGTTTACGGAGTAACTACGGCTATGGTCAAGGTGGGATACGAATATATCGATTGCAAGGACATTATTTGGGATGTGCAAACCACCAAGCTAAGCGGACACGATATGTCGATATCGGAAGTGGGAGGATGGAATCTAGACATTCATCATAGATACAATTTCCACGAAGGAATATTACAGAAGGGAGACGGTTCCAATATCTATCTGAAACACAAGCCAAGAGTAATTTTAACATCAATGGGAGACGGGCATCAGAGACCGTTGGACTGCTTCGACTGCGACGGTCAAGCCTCGAAGCAAAGGCTGCTCGCCCCCGTAGCACTTGCCGCTGCACCCGATGGCTCAATTTTCGTCGGTGACTTCAATctcgtgagaaaaattttggtgGACGGAACTGTGAAGACCGTCGTTCGGCTCAA CGCGACGAGAGTTTCTTACCGATACCACATAGCATTGAGTCCACTGGACGGTGTCCTCTACATATCTGATCCAGAGTCACACCAGATAATCCGGGTTCGCGACACGAACGATTACTCCGACCCAGAACACAATTGGGAGACCGTGGTCGGTTCCGGTGAACGTTGTCTTCCAGGGGATGAAGCTCATTGCGGTGACGGAGCTTTGGCGCGTGATGCGAAACTCGCTTACCCCAAAGGTGTAGCCGTATCGGCAGACAACGTCCTTTACTTTGCTGACGGTACGAACATAAGGATGGTGGATCGCGATGGAATAATTACAACCGTTATCGGAAACCACATGCACAAATCACATTGGAAGCCGATCCCCTGCGAAGGAACTTTGAATGTTGAGGAGGTCCATCTCAGGTGGCCTACCGAGCTGGCTATTAATCCGTTGGATAATTCGTTGCACATGATCGACGATCACATGGTTTTACAATTAGCACCCGATGGACGTGTCAAGGTCGTGGCCGGACGTCCGCTACACTGCGCTTCACCCTCGACAACTTTCGATACCGAATTAGCGACACACGCGACTTTGGTAATGCCGCAGAGCATCGGGTTCGGACCCGCTGGGGATTTATACATTGCGGAAAGTGACTCCCAGCGTATAAATCGCGTAAGGGTCATTGGGAcggacggaaaaatttcaccatatGCCGGTGCTGAGTCAAAATGTAATTGTTTGGAACGAGGATGCGACTGCTTCGAAGCTGATCATTACCTGGCGTCTAGTTCGAAATTCAACACCATTTCGGCTGTAGCGGTTTCTCCGGACGGCATCGTACATATCGGTGATCAAGCAAACTATAGAATTCGATCTGTTATGGCGAGCATACCGGATGCCAGTGGGGCAAGGGAGTACGAGATATATTCCCCCGATACCCAGGAGATCTATGTTTTCAATAGATTCGGCCAACATATCGCAACGAAAAACATTCTCACCGGTGAAACAAATTATCTATTTGCTTATAACGTTAACACGAGCAACGGAAAGCTAAGTACCGTAACCGATGCTGCCGGAAACAAGGTATTCTTGCTAAGGGATTATTCCAGCCAAGTAAATTCGATTGAGAATACCAAAGGACAGAAATGCAGGTTGAGAATGTCGAGGATGAAGATGCTCCACGAATTAAGCACTCCGGATAATTATAACGTCACTTTCGATTACCACGGACCCACCGGACTATTGAAAACCAAACTTGACAGCACCGGCAGGAGCTACGTTTACAATTACGACGAATTCGGAAGACTTACTTCCGCCGTCACCCCGACTGGTAAAGTTATCAGTCTAACATTCGACCTCAGCGTGAAAGGTGCCACCGTCAAGATCGGACAGAATAACAGAAAGCCTGTTTCCATGCTTATCAAGGGCTCCTCGGTTGTAACTAAGGTCGGAGAAGCGGAACAAAGAACGATTGTTCTCGGCGATGGTAGCGTGGGTCGAGTAACTCCCTGGTTGCACACCGTAAGTACGGACACAGTCCCCTATTCCATTTTGGCGGAGATCGAACCACTGCTCGGAGAGAGCTATCCGGTACCAGCGAAACAACGAACGGAAATCGCTGGTGATCTAGCGAACAGATTCGAATGGAGATATTTCCTGAGAAGAGTACAGGGAAATAAAAACCGTGGAAATGCCAAGGCAGTGGCGCAAGTTGGCAGAAAACTTCGCATCAATGGTGAAAATCTTCTTTCACTCGAGTACGACAGAGAGTCCAATACGGTCGCTGTATTTATGGACGACCGCGTCGAGCTTTTGAATGTCACTTACGACAGAACAGCCAGGCCAGTCAAGTGGGGACCGAGAAATGGAATCTTTGCCGGTGTCGATTTGGAATACGACAGATTCAGTAGATTGACCAGTTGGACATGGGGCGATATCAGCGAAACGTACGGCTTCGATAGGGCAGGCAGACtttacgaaataaaatacagcGATGGAACGGCGATGATATACGCTTTCAAAGACATGTTCAGCAGTCTGCCTCTAAAAGTCACGACTCCTCGTGGCAGCGATTATCTATTACAGTACGATGAGGCTGGTGCTCTTCAATCTCTGACCACTCCTAGGGGTCATATTCACGCCTTTTCTCTGCAAACTTCCCTTGGCTTCTACAAGTATCAGTATTACTCACCAATGAACAGACATCCGTACGAAATTCTCTACAATGACGACGGTCAGATATTGGCCAAAGTTTACCCGCACCAGAGCGGAAAAGTCGCGTACGTCTACGACCACACCGGAAAACTAGAAACTACATTAGCAG GTTTGTCATCAATTCACTACACATATCAAGAAGCGACGAGTCTGGTGCGAAGTATCGACGTAAACGAGCCAAACTTTGAAATGCGTCTGGAATACAAATACCACGCTGGAATCGTGAAGGATGAGAAGATTAAGTTCGGCAGTAAGAGCGGAATGGACAACGCGCATTATCGCTACCAGTACGATGGTAATGCGCGCATATCCGGACTCGAGGTAGACATCAATGGAAAGGAACTACCCCAATTGCGCATCAAGTACAACCAGAACCTTGGACTTCTTGAGGGTGTTAGCGACCTGAGAATTTACAGAAATACGTTCAACAGATCCGTCATGCAGGATACAAGCAAGCAGTTCTTCACCATAACAGACTACGACGATCACGGTAGGATAAAAACTGTCCTGATGAATATAAGATCTCTTGATGTGTTCAGGATGGAACTTGAATACGACAATAGAAATCGCATAAAAATGAGGAAGTTCAACATCGGTAGAGAATCAATGATGGACAAAATCACGTATAACGCCGATGGTCACGTTCTCGAAGTCGCTGACACCGACAACAACTGGCAATACAGTTACGATGAGAACGGTAACATCATCGGAGTGACGGAACAGAACGAGAAAATCACGTTGGGCTATGACAGCGGGGATCGTGTTGTTCAATACGGAGACGTTGAGTTTAATTCCTACGACGGTAGGGGTTTCGTGGTCAGAAGAGGTGAACACAAATACAGATATAACTCGAGAGGACAGCTGATCCACGCCTTCGAACACGATAAATTCCAAATTTGGTACTTCTATGACGACCGCGGCAGACTTGTGGCGTGGAACGACGATCGTGGAAATATAACGCAGTACTTCTACGCGAATCCAAGAACACCAGATCTGATTACACACGTGCATTTCCCGAAGTCCTCGAAGACTTTCAGGTTCCTATACGACGCGAGAGACTTTTTGATCACGGTTGAGACCTCTGAACAAAGATTCTACGTCGCGTCCGATCAGAATGGTTCTCCCTTGGCACTGTTCGACACTAACGGCAACTTGATAAAGGAAATGGGTAGAACACCGTTCGGTAAAATCATAAAAGACACGAATCCAGATTTCTACCTTCCGATTGACTTCCACGGTGGATTATTGGATCCTAACACAAGACTCGTGTACTTGAAAAAACGCCTTTACGATCCAGCGGTTGGACAATGGATGACACCAGCTTGGGAGCAAATGGCGAACAAACTTACAACTCCGACTGATATATTCATCTACCGATTCCGCAACAACGACCCAATAAACAACAAACAGAACGTCGAATACATGACGGATCTTCCAAGTTGGCTCATGCTCTACGGCTACGACGTCTCGGCCATGCTCGGTTCGGAATACACCAAGGAAATGGTTTACCAGCCAAGTGCCACCATCACGTCTCCTCAATTGACACCAGAATTCGGTGTGATGTCCGGGTTGCAATGTATCGTCAACAGGGTCCACGAGAAATTCTCCGACCTCGGTTTCGTCCCGAAACCGCTTCTAAAGCTGGAACCAAAGACTCGAAATCTTCTTCCTAGAGTCGCACACAGAAGAGCGGTATTCGGAGAAGGTGTACTGGTATCAAGGGTCGGAGGTCGCGCCTTAGTAAGCGTAGTTGATGGGGTGAACAGCGTTGTTCAAGATGTGGTAACTTCGGTCTTCAACAGTTCGTTCTTTTTGCCATTGCACTTCAGTGTTCACGATCAAGATGTATTCTACTTCGTGAAAGACAATGCCCTGAAGATTAGGGATGATATGGAGGAACTCCGTCGTCTGGGGGGTATGTTTAATGTTTCCACTCACGAAACAACGGAACATGGGGCTGGAACCTGGAAAGAATTAAGGTTGCACAATCCAGACGCAGCCGTTGTAATAAAATACGGTGCAGATCCCGAGCAAGAGAGGCATAGGATATTAAAACACGCTCACAAAAGAGCGGTGGAAAGAGCttgggaaattgaaaaacaattagTAGCCGCCGGTTTCCAAGGTCGCGGTGACTGGACggaagaagagaaggaggaaTTGATAAATCACGGTGACGTTGATGGTTACGAGGGTGTGGATATTCACagtgtacataggtatccgCAGCTCGCTGACGATCCAGGAAATGTCGCATTTACAAGAGacacaaaaaggaaaagacgAAAGAGTGGTAACAGACGCAACAGAATTCACAGGCATGACTCGTga